The genomic DNA GGCCAGGGAGGCCTGGGCCTTGGGTCCGGTGACGATCCCCCAGTCGAGGCAGAAGCCCCACAGGCCGTTGAGGAAGTGGTAGAGGGCGCAGATGGTGGCCAGGGTGTAGATGGCGGCCAGGAGCGGATTGGCGAAGATGACGGCCAGGTCGTTGAAGGTGATCAACTCCTTGGCCAGGTAGCTGTGGAGGCGTAGGGTCCAGAAGTGCCAGCCGACAAAGACGAAGGTGGCGAGGCCGGTCAGGCGCTGCAGGACGTAGGCCCAGTTACGGCCATACGGGTAGCGGACCAGGTTGACCTGGCCGGTCAGGGTGACATAGAGCCCGTAAAGCCCGTGCAGAGCCAGGGGCAATAGGATCAGTCCGAACTCCAGGACCAGCAGGAACGGTAGACCTTGGAGGAAGCGGACCTGGGCGTCGAACTTGGCGGCCCCGATGACCATGAGACTGTTGGAGACGAGGTGCTCGGCCAGGAAGAGCCCCAGGGGGACGACGGCTAGGAGCGAGTGGATCCGGCGGAACAGGTAGTTGTTGGCGAAGACGGGTATGGTCATGATCACTCCCGGCTTTCTGAACCGGGCCGGCCGACGGCCGCCGGGAAGAGGGCGGTCAGTTGCCTCAGGTGGGTCAGCCCGTCCAGGTTTCGTGAGGCTTCGATCAGTCCCTCGGCGGCGGTCGGCCCGATCACCGGACCGGCCAGGGCCCGGAACTTGTCCTCCAATTCGCTTGTGGAAACCGGGTTCTCCGGGTCGCCCCGCGGGTCCTCGACGCTCCCGGTCAGGGTTCGGCCGCCCCTGGTCCTGATGGTCACCCGGGCCGGCCACCTGGCCGGGTGGATGGCCTCAAGGGCCGGGTCGGCCCGCAGTTCGACGCGCCCCATGGTCTCCCTGATCCGCGGCTCCCAGAGGCCGGCCTCGGAAAAGTCGGCCAGACCGGCCGATCCCCGGTGGATGGCCAGGGCGACGCAGAAGGGCAGGCTGAACTTGGCGCTGTAAACGGTAGTCGGCTGATGATCGGCGGTCACCCCGAGGGCCACCGAGTAGGTCTCGACGGTCACCGAGGCAACGTCGGCGGGGTCCAGGTCGCGCCCTTCCATCGCGGCCAGGACGGCGTCGATGGCCGGGTGGGTGTGCCGGCACGAGGCGTGAACCTTGAAGGAGACCTCCTCCAACTTGTACGGCGACCCGAAGCCCGCGGTCACCTTCTTCGGGTCGAAGGCGGCCGCGGTGGCCACGAAGAAGCCCTTCTCGCCCTCGAGGATCCGCGCGGCGGAGGTGAACCCCTGCTGGGCCAGGAGGGCCGAGAGGACCCCGTTCATCGCCGCCTTGCCCGGATGGAGGTGCTTGGACATGGCCCCGTCGGCCAGGAACTCCCAAAGCCCGGCGGCCTGCGTCCCGGCGCTGCCCAGGGCCGAGGCGATCCCCTCGGCCCCCAGGCCGAGGAGCTTGGCGGCGGCCGCGGCGGCTCCGAAGGTCCCGCAGGTCCCAGTGGTGTGCCAGTACTTGTAATGCGACGGCGTGACCGCCTCGCCGATCCGGATGACCGCCTCGTAGCCGGCGGCCACGGCGGCCAGGAAGGCCGGGCCGTCGGCGTCGACGAGTTCGGCCACGGCCAGCGCGGCGGGGATGACCACCGCCGCGGGATGGCTGATCGAAGCCCGGTGGACGTCGTCCAATTCGACCACGTGGGAAACGGCTCCGTTGTAAAGGGCGGCGCTGGTCACCGGGAGCTTGGGGCCCCCGACCAGGCTGGCCTGGGGCCGCCCCCCCAGGGACTCGACGACGGCCAGGACCATCCGCCCGGGCGGGCTGGGGCTGCCGGCGATGGCCGAACCGAGCCAGTCGAGGACGGCTCGTTTCCCCGCCTCGCGCAGGGCGGCCGGCAACCTCTCGCCCTTCAGGCCGTCGAGGAACTGGGCAAGCTCAAGGGTCAGTGGTCGTTCGATGGTCTATTCCCCGCTTCCCCGGCGGCCCCCGCGGGGCCGCCTCGGGTCACTTCCCGCTCATCCTTCGCCCTCCAGTCATCTCATCCGGACAGGGCCGGCAGGGTGATGCTGTCCTTCCCCACCCGGTGGACCCGCCCGTCTTTGATCACCAGTTCAACCCGGCGCGCGGCCGTGATGTCCTCGAGCGGGCAGGCCGACAGGACGATCAGGTCGGCCCGCTTGCCCCGCTCGATCGTCCCGATCATCCCGTCCAGGCCGAGGAGCCCGGCCGACCCGACGGTCCCGATCCGCAGGGCCCCGTAGGGACTGAGGCCGACGTCCACAAACCGCTCCAGTTCAGCCTGGAAGTCGCCGTGGCGCCCGGCCGGCGAGCCGCTGTCGGTCCCGGCGGCCACCTTGACCCCGGCCCGGTGGGCCGCCAGGAAGCGCTCAACCTTCACGTCCCAGGCCCGGCGGACCATCTCGATCAGTTCGGGGGCGATCTTGTACTCGGCCCCATGCTGGATCATCTTCCAGTAGATCGAGAAGGTCGGGTCGATGTAGACGTCCCGCTTGAGAAGCATCTCGATGGCCTCGTCATCGGGGAAGGAAGCGTGCTCGACCGAATCGATCCCCGCTCGGACAGCGTTCTTGATGGCCACGGCGCTGTGGGCGTGGGCCGCCGTGCGCTTACCGGCCTTGTGGGCCTCCTCGATCCCGGCGGCCATCTCGTCCTCGTTCAGTTGGGCCGCCCCGGGCTGCTCGCCGACTTCGGCGAAGCCCCCCGAGGCCATGAACTTGACCCAGTCGGTGTGGGCCTTGATCTGCAGACGGGCCGCCCGTCTGACCCCGTCCCGCCCGTCGGCCTCGCAGCCGAAGAACCACCCGTGACCGCCGGTCATCCCGATCATCTGCCCGCCGGCGACGACCCGCGGGCCGTGGATCAGCCCGGCCCTGACCGCGTCGCGGACGGCGACGTCGATGTGGTCGACGCCGCCCGGGTCGCGACAGGTGGTGACCCCGGAGAGCAGGGTCACGAAGGCGTTGTTGACCGCGTGGATGGTCCGCTCCTTGTCCGTCCGGGCCACTTCCTCGCTGATCAGGGCCCCGCTGTAGGTCAGGTGGCAGTGGGCGTCGATCAGGCCGGGCAGGACGTACTTCCCGGTGAGGTCGATGACCTCGGCGGAAGCACAGGTCCCGGCCCCGGCCGCCTCCGCTCCGAGGGCGGCAATAAGGCCGTCCTCGACGACCAGGTCGGCAGTTCGAGGATCGGCCTTGACCGGGTCCTTCATCGTGATGACAGTCCCGTTCCTGAGGATGAGCATCTGGGCGATCAGTCCTTTCTCGACGGCTCTCGGTCGGCCGGCGCCGGCCGGCGGCTCAACAGGCGCCGACATGGACCTCACCCGCCTTCATGACCGCCTTGACCTCCCTGACGGCCAGCTGGTCCTCGAGCGGGTTGCGGGCCAGCCCGACCAGGTCGGCCTGCTTCCCTGCCTCGACGGTCCCCTTGGACGACGAGAGCCCGCAGAGTTCGGCCCCGTTGCGGGTCAGGGCGCAGAGGGCTTCCATCGGAGCGAAGCCGCCGTCGACGAGAGCCTTCATCTCGGCGGCCGGATCGGCGTGGCAGCCGTCGCCGCCGGTGGCCACCTTGACCCCGGCCTTGTGGACCTTGGTGATGGTCTCCAGGTACTGGCCGGCAGCCTGCTTGGCCTTGACGTACATCGACTCGGGCAGGCCCGGCGTGCGGAGCAGAAGCGGGAAGACCCCGTAGGTGACCACCAGGTAGATCCCGCGGTTGGCCATCTCGGCCAGGTCGCTCTCGGTCAGCCAGGTGCCGTGCTCGATGGAGTCGATGCCGAGCTCGATGCACTGGGTGGCGGCCGGCCCGCCGTAGGCATGGGCGGCGATCTTGATCCCCAGGGCGTGGGCCTCGTCGATGGCCGCCCTGATCTCCTCCGGTCTCATCTCGGCCTGCCGCGGGGATGAACCCTCCCCGGCGACGCTGCCGGTGGCCATCAGCTTGGCCCAGTCGGCCCCGGCCTTCCGCTCGAGGCGCACGGCCACGCGCATCCCCTCGGCCCCGTCGGCCTCGTGGCAATAGGGCCACTCGGGGTAACCCGTCCGGACGATCATCTGGCCGGCGACCTGGAGGTCCGGCCCCTTGACC from Bacillota bacterium includes the following:
- a CDS encoding succinate dehydrogenase, which codes for MTIPVFANNYLFRRIHSLLAVVPLGLFLAEHLVSNSLMVIGAAKFDAQVRFLQGLPFLLVLEFGLILLPLALHGLYGLYVTLTGQVNLVRYPYGRNWAYVLQRLTGLATFVFVGWHFWTLRLHSYLAKELITFNDLAVIFANPLLAAIYTLATICALYHFLNGLWGFCLDWGIVTGPKAQASLARFLWAAFGVLSVVCVVFAVIISRASMALI
- a CDS encoding MmgE/PrpD family protein; translated protein: MERPLTLELAQFLDGLKGERLPAALREAGKRAVLDWLGSAIAGSPSPPGRMVLAVVESLGGRPQASLVGGPKLPVTSAALYNGAVSHVVELDDVHRASISHPAAVVIPAALAVAELVDADGPAFLAAVAAGYEAVIRIGEAVTPSHYKYWHTTGTCGTFGAAAAAAKLLGLGAEGIASALGSAGTQAAGLWEFLADGAMSKHLHPGKAAMNGVLSALLAQQGFTSAARILEGEKGFFVATAAAFDPKKVTAGFGSPYKLEEVSFKVHASCRHTHPAIDAVLAAMEGRDLDPADVASVTVETYSVALGVTADHQPTTVYSAKFSLPFCVALAIHRGSAGLADFSEAGLWEPRIRETMGRVELRADPALEAIHPARWPARVTIRTRGGRTLTGSVEDPRGDPENPVSTSELEDKFRALAGPVIGPTAAEGLIEASRNLDGLTHLRQLTALFPAAVGRPGSESRE
- a CDS encoding amidohydrolase family protein, which gives rise to MSAPVEPPAGAGRPRAVEKGLIAQMLILRNGTVITMKDPVKADPRTADLVVEDGLIAALGAEAAGAGTCASAEVIDLTGKYVLPGLIDAHCHLTYSGALISEEVARTDKERTIHAVNNAFVTLLSGVTTCRDPGGVDHIDVAVRDAVRAGLIHGPRVVAGGQMIGMTGGHGWFFGCEADGRDGVRRAARLQIKAHTDWVKFMASGGFAEVGEQPGAAQLNEDEMAAGIEEAHKAGKRTAAHAHSAVAIKNAVRAGIDSVEHASFPDDEAIEMLLKRDVYIDPTFSIYWKMIQHGAEYKIAPELIEMVRRAWDVKVERFLAAHRAGVKVAAGTDSGSPAGRHGDFQAELERFVDVGLSPYGALRIGTVGSAGLLGLDGMIGTIERGKRADLIVLSACPLEDITAARRVELVIKDGRVHRVGKDSITLPALSG
- a CDS encoding amidohydrolase family protein, translated to MTAKTLVHCGVLIDGTGADARPSQTVVAQDGKIAEVVPGLRPPQAGDTLLDWSRLVVIPGIFDCHDHLTMDFDDSTDPREDWAIYLTARAVRNCRRLLAAGITTLRDLGAKNSINCKIKRLLEVGLVKGPDLQVAGQMIVRTGYPEWPYCHEADGAEGMRVAVRLERKAGADWAKLMATGSVAGEGSSPRQAEMRPEEIRAAIDEAHALGIKIAAHAYGGPAATQCIELGIDSIEHGTWLTESDLAEMANRGIYLVVTYGVFPLLLRTPGLPESMYVKAKQAAGQYLETITKVHKAGVKVATGGDGCHADPAAEMKALVDGGFAPMEALCALTRNGAELCGLSSSKGTVEAGKQADLVGLARNPLEDQLAVREVKAVMKAGEVHVGAC